One genomic window of Nicotiana sylvestris chromosome 10, ASM39365v2, whole genome shotgun sequence includes the following:
- the LOC138879833 gene encoding uncharacterized protein gives MPLNTILEVDIFDVRGIDFMGPFVISCGKTYILVAVDYVSKWVEAVDLPNNEARSVVAFLKKSIFTRFGTPRAIISDGRSHFYNRAFDTLLAKYGVNHKISSPYHPQASGQVEVSNREIKSILSNTVNVNWTDWSKKLDDALWAYRTAYNTPIEHKAMWALTKLNLEWDVAKKLWVDQLNELDEFRFHACSSSSLYKDKIKYLHDKYAHGKEFKFAFTYGFAVKLVVNMIA, from the exons atgcctctcaatactattcttgaagttgatatttttgatgtacggggcattgatttcatgggcccatttgttatcTCGTGTGGGAAAACATACATTCTAGTGGCAGtcgactatgtttcaaagtgggttgaagccgtggatttgcccaacaatgaggcccggagtgttgttgcgtttctcaagaagagcatttttacaaggtttggcactcctcgtgcaatcataagtgatgggagGTCTCATTTTTATAatcgagcttttgacactttgcttgcaaaatatggtgtcaatcacaaaatttcttctccttatcatcctcaggcgagtggccaagttgaagtctcaaatagggaaatcaagagtatattatcAAATACGGTCAATGTAAAttggaccgattggtcaaagaaattggatgatgctctatgggcttataggactgcttacaacactccgattg agcacaaggccatgtgggctttgacgaagctgaatcttgaatgggatgtggcaaaAAAACTTTGGGTGGatcaacttaatgaacttgatgaattccgatttcaTGCCtgctccagttcgtccttgtataaggacaagatcaagtaccttcatgataagtaTGCTCATGGCAaagagttcaaa tttgcttttacttatggttttgctgtgaaacttgtagttaatATGATTGCATGA